From the genome of Terriglobia bacterium:
GGTGGAAACGCTGGAGCGCGCCAAGTCCATCGCCGGCGCCGAAGGGCTGCATTTTGTCTATGTGGGCAACGTGCCCGGCCACGCCGGCCAGCACACGCATTGTCCCAAGTGCAGCCGCGTGGTCGTGGAGCGCGCCGGGTTCACCGTGCGCAAGCTGCAGTTGAAAAACGGCCGCTGCGAGTTCTGCCGCGCGCCGGTAGCGGGCATGTGGACCTAGACTGACATGGTTACCATGAGGAGAGCGCCCATGCCGATCTCCGCGCTATCGCCCCTGGTGCTGGGCGTGATGCTGCTCACGTTGGTGCTGGCGCCGTCCAACGATGCCGCGCAGGTCAGGCCCGCCGCCGTCGCCGGCAGCTTTTATCCCGCCGACCGCGACGAGCTGAGCAAGACGGTGGACGGCCTGCTCGCCGCGGCCCATGGCGCGCCGGTGCAGGGACACCTCTGGGCGATCGTTTCTCCGCACGCTGGATATCAGTATTCCGGCGCGGTGGCGGCGCATTCCTACGCGCTGCTCAAGGGCCAAAACTTTCGCCGTGTGGTCGTGATCGCGCCCTCGCACTATGAAAGTTTCGCCTTCGCTTCCATCTACGACGGCGACGCTTACTCGACTCCACTCGGCCAGGTTCCCGTCGACAAGACGTTCGCCGCGAAGCTGGCCCGCGCCACCCCAGCGCTGCGGCTTTCCAGCCGCGGACACACACCTTCTCGCGGCCAGTCGGAACATGCGCTGGAGGTTCAACTGCCGTTTCTGCAGCGCGCACTCGGCGACTTTCAACTGGTCCCCATCGTGATGGGCGAGCAGAGCTATGCGCTCAGCCGCGCGCTCGGCATTGCGCTCGCCAAACTCAGCACCCCGGACACGCTCATCGTCGCCAGCTCCGACCTCTCGCACTTCCATAAGTATGAGGAGGCCAACGCGCTCGATCGCAAGCCCCTACGCGCCGTGCAAGCGTGGGATTACTTCAGCCTGAGCCGCAACTTCGCCGCGGGCGCGTGGGAAGCCTGCGGCGGCGGTCCCATCGTCGCGGCCATGATCGCCGCCGAGCATCTCGGGGCCACCGAGGCGGCCCTGCTCAAGTACGCCAACAGCGGCGACGTCACCGGCGACCGCAGCCGCGTAGTCGGCTATGCAGCCGCCGCGCTGGTGCAGCCGGCGTCGCATCGTCCAGCCAAGTTCGCCGATTACTCGCTCCCCCAGCGCGACCGTGCAGAGCTGCTGAACCTCGCGCGCCGGTCGGTGGAAACCGCAGTGCGCCAGCGCACCATGCTCGACTCCGTTGCGCAGCCGGATTCCGACTTGCTGCTGGACGAGCGCGGCGCCTTTGTCACCCTCACCAAGCGCGGTCAGTTGCGCGGCTGCATCGGTTACGTCAACGCGCTCAAGCCACTCTACTTGACGGTCCGCGACGTCGCCGCCTTCGCCGCGATGCGCGATCCGCGCTTTCCGCCGGTCGCGCCGGCAGAGCTCGGCGACCTGGAATACGAGGTCTCGGTCCTCTCCTCATTCCGCCGCGTCACCGATGTGAAGCAGATCGAAATCGGCCGCCACGGCCTGTTCATCAAGAAAGGAGATATTGAAGGCGTGCTGCTGCCGCAGGTGCCGGTGGACGAGCGCTGGGACCGCAAGACGTTCCTTGAGCAGGTCTGCCGGAAAGCCGGCCTCCCGCCCAATGCCTGGCGCGATGATGACACCGACCTGTTTATGTTTACCGCGCTCGTGTTCGGGGAGCGCAGAGCCTCTAGCGTCGCGCCAACTGACCCGCCGTTGTGGACACCGGCAGCGCCGCCAACGCCGGCCCCAGTGCCACCGCCGCGATAACAGCCGCACACTCCAACATCCCGAACACGGGAACCAGGTACGCGCTGACCACGATCGCTCCCGCGAACGCGCCCACCAGGTCCATGGCGTAGAGCGCGGCGGGGTTGGGCCGCTCGTCGTCCACTCGCGCGAAGAACACGCGGCTCGCGACCTGGAACTGGTATCCGCCCAGAATGCCGAACGCCAGCGCCAGCGCCGGAAACAGGAGCTGACTCGCCAATAACAAGCCGCTGCCGCTGGTCATCGTGGTCAACCATTGCAACACCGCGTACAGCAGCAACGGCGACATTGCCGCTGCGACTTGCAGTGCAGGCAACGCCCAGTCGTTCACGTGTTCGCTGCGGGCGGACCTTCCATCCCGCAGCATCAGCCAGCTTCCTGCCGCCATGCCCGCCATGAATGCGGCGATCACAATTGCGAGCTGGTGATACACATAGCCGTAGATCGCCTGAAACCCAAGTAACAGCAGGATCTCGACCGCCATCAGCACCATTCCCGTCGCGCCCACGCACAGGCCCGCAATTCCCTTGCGACGCCGTCGCCGGAAGCGCATGGCAACTGCGAACACCGCCACCGGGAGGACCGCGACCAGCAGCACGCCGGCAAACTTCACGCCCGCCAGCCACGCGAACAGTTGGCGGTACCGCGCGTCGAAACTGGTGCTCCACAACATCACCGCGAAGTAGTACGCAGCCGGCGACAAGTCCCGGTTGATCGCAACCGCTCCCGACGAGTGCAGTGCACTCTCCAGTTCGCGCATGCGATCCGGCGCCATGCGAAACGGGAGGTAGTATTCCCGCACATACTGCGTCCGGATGCCTCGCTCGCGCAGCCGCGCCAGCAGCGTTTCTGGCTCCGCGGTCAGCAGGCCCGGGCGGTTGGCGGCAAAAAAGTGGACGGTCTCCCCTGGAATCACCACCGTGTCGGGGAACACGCTGCGCAGCGTGCCATGAATGCAGCGCAGGAAGTCGCCGAGGTCGGGGCTGATGTAGTTTTCCGCGCCGCGCAGTTGCAATGCGAGGAGCCCGCCTGCATTCAGCTTCCCGGCCGCCTCGGCAAAGAACTCGCGCGTGTAAAAGCGATTGAGCTGCGCCGTCTGCGGCTCCGGCAGGTTCACGATGATGACGTCGAACCGCGATCCGGTGGTCTTCACGAACAACCGGCCGTCAAGATGGTGCACGCGCACCCGCTCTGAGCGCAGCGCCGCCGACTGCTCGGGGAAATATCGCTCCGCCAGCAACAGGACCGTCGGATCCAGTTCGACGTACTCGATGCGCGCCAACGTCGGGTGCTGCAGCGCCTGGCCGAGGCTGCCGTTCATTCCTCCTCCGATCAGCAGCAGGCTCCTCGGCGCCGGATGTTGCAGCAGCGCGAGATGAACCGTTTCTTCCGCGCTCGCCGCGTCCTCGGCATGGAATGCGACCAGTCCATTTTCATAAACGCTGCGGGTTGATTCCGTTTCCACGACGTCCAGGCGACCGTAAGCCGAATCAGCCGACGCGACCGGGCGCAACCTTCGCCACAGCATCGCCTGCGATGCGCGTTCCAGACCCGGCACGATCCACGCCAGCGAGGCCGCGATCACGGCAGCCAGCGCGGCCGCGATGATCCGCCGCCTTGGACCGCGCTGCACGGTTAGCCAAACCGCGCAACCGGCGTTCACCATCAGGACGAGCAACGCGATTTGAAACGCACTGCCGTGCCGGATCAGCACCAGGCTGGCGAGCAATCCGCCAGCGCACGACCCGACCGCCTCCAGCAAGTAGACCTTGCCCGTCGCGGTCGCCGACGATGTCCCGCATTCGTCCGCGTACAGGCGGCTCGCGGCGGCAAACAACCATCCCGACGACGTGCAGAATGCCGCCAGCGCAATGACCGAGGTAAGCAGCATCGCGCCCGGGCCCAGCAGTTCTCCGGGAGTCACTCGGAACCAGACTCTGGCCGAACGCACCAGCACGATCGTTGCCGGCAACGAGACTCCGGCTGCAACTTGCAGGAGCGCTACCAGCCACCGAGGTCGCAGGCGCAGTCGCAACCGGCCCAGTGCGCCTCCGCCCAACGCCGTCCACAGCAGCCATGTCGCAAGCATCAGGCCCAGGGACATCTCATTGCCGCAGAACACCACTACCAACTCGCGCATGAGCACGATTTGTGCGATCACCGCCGTGAAGCCGATGCACACGGCTGCGGCTGTTGCCTCAGGCGCAACTCGCGGCACAGAAACGAGGGCCGCCTCCGGTGCCTGGCCCATCCGAACCTGCATACGGATTCCTGCCCGAATCATACGCGGTCGACAGGAACCTGGCTGTGATGGAAATCCGCTGCCGTGGTACCGGCTAAGGGAAGGATTGGATACAGAGGAAGTGTACCCGGGCCTCGCCGGGGCCACTGCCTTTTGCACACTAAATCGCTGGGCCCTCTCAGCTTGCTTTAACTGGGAGCGCGCATTCCGGTCGCCTCGATCGTATTGAAATCGCGCATCGCCGGATTTGCATCCCCATCCGCACACTGGTGCGCCTGCAACACGCGCACGCGATGCGCGATGCCGAGCTGACGATAGGCATCCGACAACAGCTTCCCGATCGCAGGCGCGTTTCGCTGTGCGAGAGCGACCACCGAGGGTCCCGACCCGCTCAAGCAGACGCCCAACAGATCGGGATGCGTGAGCGACAGCGCCGTCTCCAGACCCGGCACCAGTGCCTGCCGAAATGGCTGGTGCCAGCGGTCGCGCATCGCCTCATGGAGCAACTGGTAGTCTTCGGCGTGTACTGCCTGCAGAAACAGGGCGACGCGCTGCAGGTTGAACACCGCGTCCGCGCGATTCAGTTGCGACGGGAGCGCCCGCCGCGACGCCTCCGTCTTCAGCGCAAACTCCGGTGTGAGCACCGCGAACTCGACGCGCTCCGGCCAGTGTGAAGCCGCCGCCAGCACCGATCCATCCTGCAATTGACAGCTCACCGTCAAGCCGCCGAGCAGCGCCGCTGCCGCGTTATCAGGATGCCCTTCCAGTTCGGACGCGGCCGCCAGCAACTCGTTCGCCGGCAGGGGGCCGCACAGCAGTTCAAAAATGCGCAGCCCCGCGATGGTAGCGGCGGCGCTGCTGCCCAATCCCGATCGCATCGGGATCTCGCTTCGGACCTCCAACTGCAAGCCCGGAAGTTCGACCCGATGGCGCTCCGTCATATAACGCAGCGCGCGTTCGATGGCGTTATCGCCTCCGACACATTGGTCAACAAAAATGCAGTGCACCTCGCCCATGCGTTCCGGACGCAGCTTGAGGATGCGCACCCGTAAATACAGCCGCACCGCCACGGCTACCGTGTCCAGACCGGGCCCGAGATTGGCCACCGATGCGGGCACGCAAATCGCGGCGCCTTCAAAATTACGGTTCATTTCCATTGCACCGCCCTCTCCATCCGCGGCGCCACGCACACTCCCGCCGCCACCTGTACCGTCGCGTGCCGCCGTGAAATGTAGTCGGTATCTTTCAGCGCGTGCCCGGTAAGCATCGCCACCACTACCGCATCGGAGCCCAGCACGCCGCGGCAGCGCAGCTTGCGCAGCCCGGCCAGCGTAGTCGCCGAAGCCGGCTCGCACCCGATGCCGTCGCGCCCGATCATCGCTTTGGCGTCGCTGATCTCTTCATCGCTGACGTCGGCTACCAGACCGTCGGTAAAGTGCAGCGCGCGCAGAGCTTTGTTCCACGAGCGCGGCGAGCCGATGCGGATCGCCGTCGCCTCCGTCTCCGGTTCTGCCATCGGTTGCAGCTCCTCGCTTTTGTTCTTCCAGGCGCGCGCCAAGGGATTCGCGCCTTCCGCCTGGATGACGATCAGCCTCGGCACTATCTCGATGAACCCGTTCGCCTTCAGCTCCGCAAGCGCCTTGCCGAAGGCCGCCGTGTTCCCCAGATTTCCGCCAGGCAGCACGATGTAGTCCGGCGGCCTCCACTGCAATTGCTCTAGCAATGAAAAGATCGCGGTTTTCTGTCCCTCGATGCGATACGGGTTAATCGAATTCAGGAAGTACATCTCCGGTCCCGCGCCGGCGAGCACAACTTGCAGCGCCCGATCGAAATTGCCCTCGACCTCCTGGATCTCCGCTCCGTAATCCAGCGACTGCGCGAGCTTGTTGTGCGACACCGCGCCAGCCGGCAGGTACACCCGCGCTCTGATCCCCGCGCGCGCCGCGTACGCCGCCATCGATGCCGCCGTGTTGCCCGTGGAAGCGCAGGCGACTTCACGCGCGCCTCGGTGCTTGGCGTCGGTGATGCCCACCGTCATTCCCAGGTCTTTGAAGCAGCCGGTGGGATTCCATCCCAGGTGCTTGAAGCTGAGGGCTTTTAATCCACACCACGACGCGGTCTTGCCGGCCGGCACCAGCGGCACGTTGCCTTCGCCCAGCGTAACCACTTCATTCGGCGCGTACGGTCCAGGCAGAAATTCCCGGAACCGCCACACGCCACTGCCATCACGCGGATCAAAAGAACAACGCCGCTCCAGCCACATGCGTTTGAGCACCTCGGGATCAAGCAACGGCACGCCCAAGGCCAGTTCCAACAGGTCGCCACAGCGCGGGCACAGGAGCGCACGATCTTCTCCCTCGACCCGGGCCGCACAATCCGGATTGCTGCACCGCAGATACATCACTCTCCCTCCGATAAAACCGGCAAGCTGAGCGGCGGCTTCACCAGGAAATCCAGCGGTCGAATTTTCTCCAGCGCTTCTTCCAGCACCGACGCGCGGCATGCCTCAAACGCGATCAGGAACGGCAGGCTCGACTTCGCGTATCCGGGTCTCTGCAGGATGGAATCGATGTTGATCTGGTGCTCGGCAAAAACCGACGCCAGTGCCGCGATGATTCCCGGGCGGTCGTTCACCGTGAACCGCACATACTGCCGCGACGCGAAGTCACTGCTGATCTGTTTCGGCTGCTGCGGTTCGGCGGCCGCAAGTCCCGCGCCGTTGCCGTTCGCCTTGGCGATCGCTTCCAGGTCGGAAACCACCGCGACCGCCGTGGGATTTCCGCCCGCGCCGAATCCGGAATACACGGTGTCGCCTCCGAACTCTCCCGTCGCCACCACCAGGTTCTGGTTTCCCTGCACGCGCGCCAGCGGTGACGAGAGCGGAACCAGCGCCGGCTGCACCGACGCGAACAGGCTATCGCCGTTTCGCTCCGCGCGGGACACTTGGCGGATGGTGCAGCCGAGCTCGTGCGCGTACTCGAAATCCACCGCTTCAATCTCGCGGATGGACCGGCACATCACAGCGCCGGTTCGCAGTTGCACCTGCAATCCCACGCGCGCCAGAATTGCCAGCTTCGCCGCCGCGTCCAGGCCGTCCACGTCTTCGCTCGGATCCGCCTCCGCAAATCCCAGCTTCTGCGCTTCCTTCACGGCTGCGGCAAACGAGATGCCGGCGCTTTCCATCTGCGTCAGCACGTAATTGCACGTGCCGTTCAGAATGCCGCGAATCTTGAGCAGCCGGTCGCCGGCGAGACCATCCTGCAGCGCCGACACGACCGGAATCCCGCCCGCGACCGACGCGCCATAACCAAGATGGCGGCCCATGCGGTGCGCCAGCTCCATCAACTCCGGGCCGCTGTGCGCGATCAACTGCTTGTTGGCCGTGACCACCGACTTGCCACTCTCGAGCGCTCGTCGGATCCAGTCTTCGGCGGGTTGCAGGCCTCCAACCAACTCGACCACGACGTCCACGTCAGCGGCGAACACGTCATTGACGTCGTCGGTCCAGCGCACTTCCGGCGGCAGCCACGGAGCCCGCTCGCGATTGACACTGCGGCTGCACACATGCGTCAGCAGCACGCGTCCGGCGCGTTCGCAGAGCACTTTGGCCACCGACCGTCCCACCGTGCCGAAGCCGATCATCGCGATCTTGCACCGCGCCTCTCGCTGCTGCGGCTTCGCCTCCAGCAGCGCGGGTTTGCTCAAGTGACGCGCCATTCTCACCGGTTTTTGCAGCGCTCGTGAACCCATAACTCCGGCCTGCTTTCCAGCGCGGGACGATTGAACAACGACGCCTCACGCGCTTCCCCAAGATCATCGACAACTTCTCCGAAATTTCTTCCCAACAAAAAACCCACCGCGTGTCGGGCGGTGGGTTCGGGGTTTGTTGCCGTGATCTTTTCTTACCCGTCCTCCACCGTCAGGCGTGAAATGCCTGTACCCGCTGTCGCGGATGTTGTCACGCCGGACGTGCTGACGATGTAGGACATAAGCAAAGTAAATATAAAGGAGACCGCGGAGTCACCGGAAACGGAAGTTTTCGATTTATCCAATCGAAAAAACGGGGACATGCGCGGTCACTCCGTGAACAGCAGTTCCTTGGCGCGGCTGGCGGCCTTCACCACGGCTTTGATCAGGGTTACGCGCAGCTTGCCCTCCTCCAACTCGAGGATGCCGTCAATGGTGCATCCCGCCGGCGTGGTGACGGCGTCCTTGAGCAGGGCGGGATGGTCGCCGGTATCGAGCACCACCCGGGCCGCGCCGAGGGTGGTTTGCGCCGCCATCAGCGTGGCAGTGTCGCGCGGCAGGCCGACCTTGACGCCGGCTTCGGCGAGCGATTCCAGGATGATGTAGATGTAGGCGGGGCCGCTGGCGGAGAGCGCGGTGGCGGCATCCATGTGCTTCTCGTCCAGGACCACCGTTCTTCCCACGGCGTCGAACAGCAGGCAGGCGGTGGCGAGGTGATGCGAGTCGCTGTGCGAGCCCTTGCAGACCGCCGTCATTCCCGTGCGCACGGTGCAGGGCGTATTGGGCATGGCGCGGATGATGGGCATACCCGGGGGCAGCGATTTCTCCATGTAAGCCGTAGGCACGGAAGCGGCGATGGAAATCAGTAACTGCTTGGTGGTCAGCACGGGCGCGATTTCTTCCAGCACCGGGCGAACGGTCTGCGGCTTGACGCAGACCAGCACGATGTCGGCGCCTTGGACCGCCTCGGCGTTGTCAGTGCCGACGGCGATATGGAGTTGCTTGCGCAGCTTCTGCGCGCGATCGGCATGCTGCACCGAGGCGCGGGCGTGCTCGGGCAAGAGCAAGCCCTGGTTGAGCAGCGCCTGCAACAGGATGGTTCCCATTTTGCCCGCGCCCAAGATCGCGATGTGCTTCTTGCGCAGGACAGCCTGTTCGGGTTTTTCTGGCCGCATCATTTTGATTGGAGTGTACCTGTCGTAACGCGTTCCTGGATTCAGGACGGACTGAATTTGATCCAGAAAATCCAATTCTCGCGAACGAAATTCTCGATTGTACTTTTGCCATCGAGCCGCGGTATGAAGGAACTAGGAAAACGCAGCGGAGGGAACCCAGTATGAAGTGCCCAGAGTGCCACGAGGACTACACTCCCGACAATCCTTGCTCCTGTCACGCGTCGCTGCGAGTTCCCCCTCTCCAGCCAGGGCCGCTGCACGTTTGCACCGAGGATGAGATGTCGCCGGCGATGGCGCCGACTGGCCTCTCCAACCCATTCTGGAAGCACTGAGCCGAGCATCCATCCTTAACTCTTAGACTAATAACTCCGTACCAGAGGTGTTTACCCACCCCCCTCCCCTGAAGGGCTCAAGGTTCACGGCGCAAGGCTCACGGCAAGAACCAGTTGCAGCGATACTGCCGCTCGGATACCGCATGGGATATCCACGGTATCCCTTGGGTTGCCTGAGAGGATGGCATGTACCGTAGAGTTAACTTGTGCATCCCTCGGCGATGCGGTTATTGTTGTCAAAGAGCTAAACAAGGTACCAGCAAACACCGACACCTTGGCGCATTGTGCGCATTCCCAGCATAGCGAGTACGGAGGGAGATGTCTGTGACATTGGAGGAAATATTTTGTGAAAAATTTCCGAACTGGAAATCCGGGGGAGTCAGGCCTTCGGTTTCGCAGGGCAGGCGCTCGCGCATCAGGACAGTTTGGGGTTGTCCTGCGGCTCGACGGCAGGCTGCAAGCCGAACTTCTCCATGCGGTAGATCAAAGTCTTGCGGCTGATGTTC
Proteins encoded in this window:
- the proC gene encoding pyrroline-5-carboxylate reductase; the protein is MRPEKPEQAVLRKKHIAILGAGKMGTILLQALLNQGLLLPEHARASVQHADRAQKLRKQLHIAVGTDNAEAVQGADIVLVCVKPQTVRPVLEEIAPVLTTKQLLISIAASVPTAYMEKSLPPGMPIIRAMPNTPCTVRTGMTAVCKGSHSDSHHLATACLLFDAVGRTVVLDEKHMDAATALSASGPAYIYIILESLAEAGVKVGLPRDTATLMAAQTTLGAARVVLDTGDHPALLKDAVTTPAGCTIDGILELEEGKLRVTLIKAVVKAASRAKELLFTE
- the amrB gene encoding AmmeMemoRadiSam system protein B, with protein sequence MPISALSPLVLGVMLLTLVLAPSNDAAQVRPAAVAGSFYPADRDELSKTVDGLLAAAHGAPVQGHLWAIVSPHAGYQYSGAVAAHSYALLKGQNFRRVVVIAPSHYESFAFASIYDGDAYSTPLGQVPVDKTFAAKLARATPALRLSSRGHTPSRGQSEHALEVQLPFLQRALGDFQLVPIVMGEQSYALSRALGIALAKLSTPDTLIVASSDLSHFHKYEEANALDRKPLRAVQAWDYFSLSRNFAAGAWEACGGGPIVAAMIAAEHLGATEAALLKYANSGDVTGDRSRVVGYAAAALVQPASHRPAKFADYSLPQRDRAELLNLARRSVETAVRQRTMLDSVAQPDSDLLLDERGAFVTLTKRGQLRGCIGYVNALKPLYLTVRDVAAFAAMRDPRFPPVAPAELGDLEYEVSVLSSFRRVTDVKQIEIGRHGLFIKKGDIEGVLLPQVPVDERWDRKTFLEQVCRKAGLPPNAWRDDDTDLFMFTALVFGERRASSVAPTDPPLWTPAAPPTPAPVPPPR
- the thrB gene encoding homoserine kinase, whose protein sequence is MNRNFEGAAICVPASVANLGPGLDTVAVAVRLYLRVRILKLRPERMGEVHCIFVDQCVGGDNAIERALRYMTERHRVELPGLQLEVRSEIPMRSGLGSSAAATIAGLRIFELLCGPLPANELLAAASELEGHPDNAAAALLGGLTVSCQLQDGSVLAAASHWPERVEFAVLTPEFALKTEASRRALPSQLNRADAVFNLQRVALFLQAVHAEDYQLLHEAMRDRWHQPFRQALVPGLETALSLTHPDLLGVCLSGSGPSVVALAQRNAPAIGKLLSDAYRQLGIAHRVRVLQAHQCADGDANPAMRDFNTIEATGMRAPS
- a CDS encoding fused MFS/spermidine synthase, which gives rise to MGQAPEAALVSVPRVAPEATAAAVCIGFTAVIAQIVLMRELVVVFCGNEMSLGLMLATWLLWTALGGGALGRLRLRLRPRWLVALLQVAAGVSLPATIVLVRSARVWFRVTPGELLGPGAMLLTSVIALAAFCTSSGWLFAAASRLYADECGTSSATATGKVYLLEAVGSCAGGLLASLVLIRHGSAFQIALLVLMVNAGCAVWLTVQRGPRRRIIAAALAAVIAASLAWIVPGLERASQAMLWRRLRPVASADSAYGRLDVVETESTRSVYENGLVAFHAEDAASAEETVHLALLQHPAPRSLLLIGGGMNGSLGQALQHPTLARIEYVELDPTVLLLAERYFPEQSAALRSERVRVHHLDGRLFVKTTGSRFDVIIVNLPEPQTAQLNRFYTREFFAEAAGKLNAGGLLALQLRGAENYISPDLGDFLRCIHGTLRSVFPDTVVIPGETVHFFAANRPGLLTAEPETLLARLRERGIRTQYVREYYLPFRMAPDRMRELESALHSSGAVAINRDLSPAAYYFAVMLWSTSFDARYRQLFAWLAGVKFAGVLLVAVLPVAVFAVAMRFRRRRRKGIAGLCVGATGMVLMAVEILLLLGFQAIYGYVYHQLAIVIAAFMAGMAAGSWLMLRDGRSARSEHVNDWALPALQVAAAMSPLLLYAVLQWLTTMTSGSGLLLASQLLFPALALAFGILGGYQFQVASRVFFARVDDERPNPAALYAMDLVGAFAGAIVVSAYLVPVFGMLECAAVIAAVALGPALAALPVSTTAGQLARR
- the thrC gene encoding threonine synthase, with product MYLRCSNPDCAARVEGEDRALLCPRCGDLLELALGVPLLDPEVLKRMWLERRCSFDPRDGSGVWRFREFLPGPYAPNEVVTLGEGNVPLVPAGKTASWCGLKALSFKHLGWNPTGCFKDLGMTVGITDAKHRGAREVACASTGNTAASMAAYAARAGIRARVYLPAGAVSHNKLAQSLDYGAEIQEVEGNFDRALQVVLAGAGPEMYFLNSINPYRIEGQKTAIFSLLEQLQWRPPDYIVLPGGNLGNTAAFGKALAELKANGFIEIVPRLIVIQAEGANPLARAWKNKSEELQPMAEPETEATAIRIGSPRSWNKALRALHFTDGLVADVSDEEISDAKAMIGRDGIGCEPASATTLAGLRKLRCRGVLGSDAVVVAMLTGHALKDTDYISRRHATVQVAAGVCVAPRMERAVQWK
- a CDS encoding homoserine dehydrogenase; protein product: MARHLSKPALLEAKPQQREARCKIAMIGFGTVGRSVAKVLCERAGRVLLTHVCSRSVNRERAPWLPPEVRWTDDVNDVFAADVDVVVELVGGLQPAEDWIRRALESGKSVVTANKQLIAHSGPELMELAHRMGRHLGYGASVAGGIPVVSALQDGLAGDRLLKIRGILNGTCNYVLTQMESAGISFAAAVKEAQKLGFAEADPSEDVDGLDAAAKLAILARVGLQVQLRTGAVMCRSIREIEAVDFEYAHELGCTIRQVSRAERNGDSLFASVQPALVPLSSPLARVQGNQNLVVATGEFGGDTVYSGFGAGGNPTAVAVVSDLEAIAKANGNGAGLAAAEPQQPKQISSDFASRQYVRFTVNDRPGIIAALASVFAEHQINIDSILQRPGYAKSSLPFLIAFEACRASVLEEALEKIRPLDFLVKPPLSLPVLSEGE